From one Alicyclobacillus acidocaldarius subsp. acidocaldarius Tc-4-1 genomic stretch:
- a CDS encoding potassium/proton antiporter, giving the protein METFLLILSLILLSGVWSAHLGNRLGFPVLIGFVTIGMLLGPGGLRLGPHVPISVAQSIGYLALILILFEGGLHTPLDRIRGVWKPALSLATAGVVISGAILTVMAHALLHLPWYAAALLGVAVSSTDAASVFSILGRHPLRRRLVDVLEVESGTNDPMAFFLTILLIQWSEHGIGRPWGALGYAISTFVLQMAMGLIAGAVIGYLGSLANQRIKLDTGGLYPTLSLAFALLSYSVAVLLHGSGFLAVYTAAVVMGNRRLEHRHSILRFHEGLSWTMHIVMFVVLGLQISPARLGSILVPGVLLAASALFLARPVAVWMSTIGMRFSAAEKVFISWAGLRGAVPIVLVMTAMLSPAYTPAPMLDAVFFVVIASTIVQGLTVRPLAAKLDLLERAPSGDLLELVRIARENAVITPVEVDASSDLVGRKMVEIEFPENTLCYAIVRGDQVIVPRGATELQAGDHLLILSDRRNIGRLRRLFGAERMGPAEMLP; this is encoded by the coding sequence ATGGAGACTTTCCTGCTCATTCTTTCACTCATTTTGCTTTCGGGCGTATGGTCCGCGCACCTCGGCAATCGGTTGGGCTTTCCGGTACTCATTGGCTTCGTGACCATCGGCATGTTGCTCGGCCCGGGCGGACTCCGGCTTGGTCCCCACGTCCCCATCTCCGTCGCCCAATCCATCGGCTATCTCGCGCTCATTCTCATTCTGTTCGAAGGCGGCCTGCACACCCCGCTCGACCGCATCCGCGGCGTTTGGAAACCGGCCCTGTCGCTCGCCACCGCGGGCGTGGTCATCAGCGGCGCCATCCTGACCGTCATGGCGCACGCGCTGCTTCACCTCCCTTGGTACGCGGCGGCGCTTCTCGGCGTCGCAGTGAGTTCGACGGATGCCGCCTCGGTCTTCTCCATCCTCGGCCGGCATCCGCTCCGCCGGCGTCTCGTCGACGTGCTCGAGGTCGAATCCGGCACGAACGATCCCATGGCATTCTTTCTGACCATCCTGCTCATTCAGTGGTCGGAACACGGCATCGGCAGACCGTGGGGTGCGCTCGGTTATGCGATCTCGACCTTCGTCCTGCAAATGGCGATGGGCCTCATTGCGGGGGCCGTGATCGGATACCTCGGCTCGCTGGCCAATCAGCGCATCAAGCTCGACACGGGCGGCCTGTACCCGACGCTCTCCCTCGCGTTTGCGCTGCTCAGCTACAGCGTCGCCGTCCTCCTGCACGGCAGTGGCTTTCTCGCCGTCTACACCGCGGCGGTGGTGATGGGCAATCGGCGGCTGGAGCACCGCCACAGCATCCTGCGGTTTCACGAGGGGCTGTCCTGGACCATGCACATCGTGATGTTTGTCGTGCTGGGCCTGCAAATTTCCCCCGCGCGGCTTGGGTCCATCCTCGTGCCGGGCGTTCTGCTCGCCGCAAGTGCCCTCTTTCTGGCGCGGCCCGTTGCCGTCTGGATGTCGACCATCGGCATGCGCTTCTCCGCGGCGGAGAAGGTGTTCATCTCGTGGGCCGGGCTGCGAGGCGCGGTGCCCATCGTACTCGTGATGACGGCCATGCTCTCGCCCGCCTACACGCCCGCGCCGATGCTGGATGCCGTGTTTTTCGTCGTCATTGCGTCGACAATTGTCCAGGGCCTTACCGTCCGGCCTCTCGCCGCGAAGCTCGATCTGCTGGAGCGCGCCCCATCGGGCGACCTGCTTGAACTGGTGCGCATCGCGCGCGAAAACGCCGTGATTACGCCGGTCGAGGTGGACGCTTCGTCCGATCTCGTCGGGCGAAAGATGGTCGAGATTGAGTTTCCGGAGAACACGCTGTGCTACGCCATCGTGCGGGGCGATCAGGTCATTGTGCCGCGCGGCGCGACCGAGCTTCAGGCAGGGGATCACCTGCTGATTCTGTCGGACCGGCGAAACATCGGGCGGCTTAGGAGGCTGTTCGGCGCGGAGCGAATGGGGCCGGCGGAGATGTTGCCGTAG
- a CDS encoding activator of Hsp90 ATPase 1 family protein, whose product MAQLPDIVVDVVIDASAEKIWPYVATADGLGAWFMGSTPSFARSWRAAGGAS is encoded by the coding sequence ATGGCGCAACTTCCGGATATCGTCGTGGACGTCGTGATTGACGCATCGGCGGAGAAGATCTGGCCGTACGTCGCGACGGCGGACGGACTCGGCGCGTGGTTCATGGGGAGCACGCCGTCATTCGCCAGATCATGGAGGGCGGCTGGAGGCGCAAGCTGA
- a CDS encoding SDR family NAD(P)-dependent oxidoreductase encodes MRDMEGRVAIVTGGAGGIGSATARRLAERGVRVVVADRDEAGARRVADEIRAAGGEAEGMFVDVTDEASVNALVDAAVARFSRLDIMFNNAGVFGDGARNFLDDPPEEYFRVVSINQHGVFYGMRAAARHMRQAGTGGVIINTASIYAFIADRNQLPYHASKAAVVAMTKAAALDLARYNIRVVAVAPGMVNTGLVDNWRQDERVWNTIQRAHMRRRMAEPDEIARVVAFLASDEARFINGHAICVDDGALSFKR; translated from the coding sequence ATGAGGGACATGGAGGGCCGCGTGGCCATCGTGACGGGCGGCGCGGGCGGCATCGGCAGCGCGACGGCGCGCCGTTTGGCCGAGCGCGGCGTGCGCGTTGTGGTGGCGGATCGCGACGAGGCGGGCGCGCGGCGCGTCGCGGACGAGATCCGGGCGGCGGGCGGCGAGGCGGAAGGGATGTTCGTCGACGTCACGGACGAGGCGAGCGTGAACGCGCTCGTCGATGCGGCGGTGGCGCGATTCTCCCGCCTCGACATCATGTTCAACAACGCCGGCGTGTTTGGCGACGGCGCGCGAAACTTCCTCGACGATCCGCCGGAGGAATACTTCCGCGTCGTATCCATCAACCAGCACGGCGTCTTTTATGGCATGCGTGCGGCGGCGCGCCACATGCGGCAGGCAGGCACGGGCGGCGTCATCATCAACACGGCGTCCATTTACGCGTTCATCGCGGACAGGAACCAGCTCCCGTACCACGCGAGCAAAGCGGCGGTCGTGGCCATGACGAAGGCGGCGGCGCTCGATCTCGCCCGCTACAACATCCGCGTTGTCGCGGTGGCGCCGGGGATGGTGAACACGGGCCTCGTCGACAACTGGCGGCAGGACGAGCGCGTGTGGAACACGATTCAGCGGGCGCACATGCGCCGGCGCATGGCGGAGCCGGACGAGATTGCCCGCGTGGTGGCCTTTTTGGCGTCGGACGAGGCGCGATTCATCAACGGACACGCCATTTGCGTCGACGATGGCGCGCTGTCGTTCAAGAGGTGA
- a CDS encoding acyl-CoA thioesterase codes for MEGFRYHYDLEVRWSEVDAQRIVFNANYLMYLDLAYQEFFRSELRLYDDVPTTVIATSTQTFLKPARWRDKLSIWVRPKRIGNTSVTLEFVMTREGEPIFRAETVYVHVDENGRPEPIPAFWRERLRAYQEEALA; via the coding sequence ATGGAAGGGTTTCGCTATCACTATGATCTCGAGGTGCGCTGGTCCGAGGTGGACGCTCAGCGCATCGTGTTCAACGCCAATTATCTGATGTACCTCGATCTCGCCTATCAGGAGTTTTTCCGGAGTGAATTGAGGCTCTATGACGACGTGCCGACCACCGTCATCGCCACGTCCACGCAGACCTTTCTCAAACCGGCGCGCTGGCGGGACAAGCTGTCCATCTGGGTGCGGCCGAAACGCATTGGAAACACGAGCGTGACGCTGGAATTTGTGATGACGCGCGAGGGTGAACCCATCTTCCGCGCGGAGACGGTGTACGTGCACGTGGACGAAAACGGGCGGCCGGAGCCCATTCCCGCGTTTTGGCGGGAGCGGCTCAGGGCGTATCAGGAGGAGGCGCTGGCATGA
- the fabL gene encoding enoyl-[acyl-carrier-protein] reductase FabL, whose protein sequence is MANAGRAPRRFEDKVVLVTGSSRGIGRRLAIRFAEEGAHVVVNYFRNGDLAREVVAEIEQMGRRAIAVRANMAQEEKIVALFDEVREVFGRLDVFIHNAASGRNRAALEVDTKGFDWTVDVNARAFLIGAQQAAKLMPEGGAMLAISSFGADRVFPYYLSVGTSKAALEAMVRYFAVELGPRRINVNCISAGAVLTDALGHFPDMDQTLKKLEEKMPYHRMVTPDDVANLALFLCSPEAEMIRGQTVRVDGGVTLVLP, encoded by the coding sequence TTGGCGAATGCAGGGCGGGCGCCTCGGCGCTTTGAAGATAAGGTCGTGCTCGTCACGGGCAGCTCGCGCGGCATCGGCCGCCGGCTCGCCATTCGTTTTGCCGAAGAGGGCGCCCACGTGGTAGTGAATTACTTCCGGAATGGCGATCTCGCCCGCGAAGTCGTGGCCGAGATCGAGCAGATGGGCAGGCGGGCCATCGCTGTGCGCGCCAACATGGCGCAGGAGGAGAAGATTGTCGCGCTGTTTGACGAGGTGCGTGAAGTGTTTGGCCGCCTGGACGTCTTCATCCACAACGCCGCTTCGGGCCGCAATCGCGCGGCGCTCGAGGTGGACACGAAGGGCTTTGACTGGACCGTCGACGTGAACGCCCGGGCGTTTCTCATCGGCGCGCAGCAGGCCGCGAAGCTCATGCCGGAGGGCGGCGCCATGCTCGCCATCTCCTCGTTCGGGGCGGATCGCGTGTTTCCGTACTATTTGTCGGTCGGCACGAGCAAGGCCGCGCTCGAGGCGATGGTGCGCTACTTCGCCGTGGAGCTCGGGCCGCGCAGGATCAACGTGAACTGCATCTCGGCCGGCGCGGTCCTCACGGATGCGCTGGGTCACTTCCCGGACATGGATCAGACGCTGAAGAAGCTCGAGGAGAAGATGCCGTATCACCGGATGGTGACGCCGGACGACGTGGCGAATCTCGCGCTCTTTCTGTGTTCGCCCGAGGCGGAGATGATCCGGGGCCAGACGGTGCGCGTGGACGGCGGCGTGACGCTCGTCCTGCCGTGA
- a CDS encoding beta-ketoacyl-[acyl-carrier-protein] synthase family protein, producing the protein MADKTRIVVTGMGAVTPFGVGVSTFWENIVAGRSAVRETEDELLRTWAPVVAAARDFDPAAYLDKKQMQNSDRFTQMGLVAAAEAIRDAGFGDGGAFGPYERDRIGISIGCAFGGVQTLEEGSNRLASGRSTRVGPRLVPKSIPNAAAAGIAMRYGIRGPVMTYSTACASSANAIGEASYWLRLGEIDMALVGGAECLFSPAILAGLRAAGALATEGPADYSAWSRPFDKRRTGMVMGEGAAVLVLETLERALERGATIYGELVGYGTSNDAYHETSPDPSGHGAKLAMARALKSAGLAPEDIDYVNAHATATPAGDVAESTALRDMFGPHIDEIPVSSIKGAVGHMLGTAGAIESIACVKALETGWLPPTLNCDDKEEIAPRDVVPNRSRRADIRTALSSSFGFGGQNGVLIWKKAEI; encoded by the coding sequence ATGGCGGACAAGACGCGCATCGTCGTCACCGGAATGGGTGCCGTGACGCCATTCGGGGTCGGGGTTTCGACGTTTTGGGAGAACATCGTCGCCGGCAGATCGGCCGTGCGCGAAACGGAAGACGAACTCTTGCGCACCTGGGCGCCGGTGGTCGCGGCGGCCCGCGATTTCGATCCGGCGGCGTATCTGGATAAGAAGCAGATGCAAAACAGCGACCGATTCACGCAGATGGGGCTGGTGGCCGCGGCGGAGGCCATTCGGGACGCAGGGTTTGGCGACGGCGGCGCGTTTGGTCCGTATGAGCGGGATCGCATCGGGATTTCCATTGGGTGCGCGTTCGGGGGCGTGCAGACGCTGGAGGAAGGATCGAACCGGCTCGCGTCGGGGCGCTCGACGCGCGTGGGCCCGAGGCTTGTGCCGAAGTCCATTCCCAACGCGGCCGCAGCCGGGATCGCCATGCGCTACGGCATTCGCGGGCCGGTGATGACGTACTCGACCGCGTGCGCGTCGTCGGCCAACGCCATCGGCGAGGCGAGCTACTGGCTGAGGCTCGGTGAGATTGACATGGCGCTGGTGGGTGGCGCGGAGTGCCTGTTCAGCCCGGCCATCCTGGCGGGCCTGCGCGCGGCGGGAGCGCTGGCGACGGAGGGGCCGGCGGATTACAGCGCGTGGTCGCGGCCGTTTGACAAGCGGCGGACCGGCATGGTGATGGGCGAGGGCGCGGCGGTACTGGTGCTGGAGACGTTGGAGCGGGCCCTCGAGCGCGGCGCCACCATCTACGGCGAACTCGTGGGGTACGGCACGTCGAACGACGCGTACCACGAGACCTCGCCGGATCCGTCCGGCCACGGCGCGAAACTCGCCATGGCGCGGGCGCTGAAGAGCGCGGGTCTCGCCCCGGAGGACATCGACTACGTGAACGCGCACGCGACGGCGACGCCCGCGGGGGACGTGGCGGAGTCCACGGCACTTCGCGACATGTTTGGCCCGCACATCGACGAGATCCCGGTGAGCTCCATCAAGGGCGCGGTGGGCCACATGCTCGGCACCGCCGGGGCGATTGAGTCCATCGCCTGCGTGAAGGCGCTCGAGACGGGATGGCTGCCGCCCACCTTGAACTGCGACGACAAGGAGGAGATTGCGCCGCGCGACGTGGTGCCGAATCGGAGCCGCAGGGCGGACATCCGCACGGCGCTCAGCTCCTCGTTTGGCTTCGGCGGCCAAAACGGCGTGCTCATCTGGAAAAAGGCCGAGATCTGA
- a CDS encoding aldo/keto reductase, whose protein sequence is MEYREFGRTGMRVSALGFGGSEIRGSDVATVERLLASALDAGLNVIDTGECYGDSEELIGRAVGHRRGEYFLFTKCGHRSGLETPDWAPETIRASIDRSLKRLRTDYVDLMQLHSCSIEVLKEGSVIEELQKAKEAGKIRFLGYSGDNEAAKYAVEFGVFDSLQTSVNVVDQSAIEEVIPLAAARGMGVIAKRPVANVAWRYHEKPDVDYYVEYWRRLRELKFPFTERPLSEAVGVALRFTLSVPGVTTAIVGTQNPGRWQENARYVDEGPLPKEEFDAIREAWRRVARPDWVGQT, encoded by the coding sequence ATGGAATATCGCGAGTTTGGACGCACGGGCATGCGCGTGAGCGCGCTGGGATTTGGCGGATCGGAGATTCGCGGGTCGGACGTGGCGACGGTGGAGCGCCTGCTCGCGAGCGCGCTCGACGCGGGGCTGAATGTAATCGACACGGGCGAGTGTTACGGGGACAGCGAGGAACTCATCGGCCGGGCGGTGGGGCATCGCCGCGGCGAGTACTTTCTGTTCACGAAATGCGGCCACCGTTCGGGACTCGAGACCCCGGACTGGGCGCCGGAGACCATTCGCGCGAGCATCGACCGGAGTCTCAAGCGATTGCGCACGGACTACGTGGATCTGATGCAGCTCCACAGTTGCTCCATCGAGGTGCTGAAGGAGGGCAGCGTCATCGAGGAGCTGCAAAAGGCGAAGGAGGCGGGCAAGATCCGCTTCCTCGGCTACAGCGGTGACAACGAGGCGGCGAAGTACGCCGTGGAGTTCGGCGTGTTCGACAGCCTGCAGACCTCGGTCAACGTGGTGGACCAAAGCGCCATCGAGGAGGTCATTCCGCTTGCCGCCGCGCGCGGGATGGGGGTCATCGCCAAGCGGCCGGTGGCAAACGTGGCGTGGCGATATCACGAGAAGCCGGACGTGGATTATTACGTCGAGTATTGGCGCAGGCTCAGGGAACTGAAGTTCCCGTTCACCGAGCGGCCGCTTAGCGAGGCGGTGGGCGTGGCGCTCCGCTTCACGCTCTCCGTGCCGGGCGTGACCACGGCCATTGTCGGGACGCAGAATCCGGGAAGGTGGCAGGAGAACGCGCGCTACGTCGACGAGGGGCCGCTGCCGAAGGAGGAGTTTGACGCCATCCGCGAGGCGTGGCGGCGCGTCGCGCGGCCTGACTGGGTGGGTCAGACCTGA
- a CDS encoding HAD family hydrolase produces the protein MHQDPYVRIGRAKLFIFDLDGTVYAETEHFEAYARELASFLPESRREAFLEDAHRALLHEGQAFYGHAFSRETGERVEVAEEDRPDRAYLHVDDPWGLLQVVAIRHGIGPRERDEAFLRTRDFMAGPFPMQPLGGLREAMEEIRARGGHVVLATNSPEPDSRAILRKLNLEDVIEDFVFRAVKPYRTEEHFRKWLAKYGVAPERAVSIGDHYRNEMRPAIRLGMLTIYIDRYIGRERPDVTLRLTHPGELGDVLVTCLRRAEEAEA, from the coding sequence GTGCATCAGGACCCTTACGTCCGCATCGGGCGTGCCAAGCTGTTCATCTTCGATCTCGACGGCACCGTCTACGCGGAGACCGAGCACTTTGAGGCGTACGCGCGCGAATTGGCGTCGTTTTTGCCGGAATCGAGGCGCGAGGCGTTCCTCGAGGACGCCCACCGGGCGCTTCTTCACGAGGGGCAGGCGTTTTACGGACACGCGTTCTCGCGCGAGACGGGCGAGCGCGTGGAGGTGGCCGAGGAGGACAGGCCGGATCGGGCGTACCTGCACGTGGATGATCCCTGGGGACTCCTGCAGGTGGTGGCGATTCGGCATGGAATTGGCCCGCGCGAGCGGGACGAGGCGTTTTTGCGCACGCGCGACTTCATGGCGGGCCCGTTTCCCATGCAGCCGCTCGGAGGGTTGCGCGAGGCCATGGAGGAGATCCGGGCGCGCGGCGGCCACGTGGTGCTCGCCACCAACAGCCCCGAGCCGGACAGCCGCGCGATTCTGCGCAAGCTGAATTTGGAGGACGTGATCGAAGACTTCGTGTTTCGGGCGGTAAAACCGTACCGGACGGAGGAGCACTTCCGCAAGTGGCTCGCGAAGTACGGCGTGGCGCCCGAGCGGGCGGTCTCCATAGGAGATCACTACCGGAACGAGATGCGGCCGGCCATCCGCCTGGGGATGCTGACCATCTACATTGACCGGTACATCGGCCGAGAGCGGCCGGACGTGACCCTTCGGCTGACGCACCCGGGGGAATTGGGGGACGTGCTCGTGACCTGCCTCAGGCGAGCCGAGGAAGCCGAGGCGTGA
- a CDS encoding methyl-accepting chemotaxis protein gives MEKTSEALRSGTGIGSANERAVRVSLRVKMIVVVIVSLVVSIPLSDAINAAIRRAVPDSHYGIYVNSAVSVIVSAALLLVAIQILVIRPLGRLVRAVQDVAAGNLAARVAVETQDEMGLLARELNAATAAMQEVIRELARTSGDLAAASQELAASAEETGKAAEQIALTIQDVSAGVQRQDARIASSTDVFQLLARGMEDMSARFRGASEATAQAREAARDGGEHVAQALAQMASVEGAFEHLAQAVRSFASRSQEVGAIVEVITRIAKQTHLLALNAAIEAARAGEAGRGFSVVASEIRKLAEQSADSSKQIASLVDAIQADMENAAERMASSREQMEAGKASFEAVDASFARIRQAVERVDEELKGVLTFVNRLGRASAQLREGVDEIAQVSAQTSAGMETVAATTEEQLASMQEMTASAAALAQMAESLQRMVASFRLEA, from the coding sequence TTGGAGAAGACATCCGAAGCGTTGCGTTCAGGGACTGGGATCGGTTCCGCGAATGAAAGGGCGGTGCGCGTCAGCCTGCGCGTGAAGATGATTGTCGTCGTGATCGTCAGCCTCGTGGTGAGCATCCCCCTCTCGGACGCCATCAACGCCGCGATTCGCCGCGCGGTGCCCGACAGTCATTACGGGATCTACGTCAATAGCGCGGTCAGCGTGATTGTGTCGGCTGCGCTTTTGCTCGTGGCCATCCAGATCCTCGTCATCCGGCCGCTCGGCCGGCTGGTGCGCGCGGTGCAGGACGTGGCGGCGGGAAATCTCGCGGCGCGCGTCGCCGTCGAGACCCAGGATGAGATGGGGCTTCTCGCCCGGGAGCTGAACGCCGCCACCGCCGCCATGCAAGAGGTCATCCGCGAGCTCGCGCGCACGTCGGGCGATCTCGCCGCGGCAAGCCAGGAACTCGCGGCGAGCGCGGAGGAGACGGGCAAGGCGGCAGAACAGATTGCGCTCACCATCCAGGACGTGTCGGCCGGGGTGCAGCGGCAGGACGCGCGCATCGCTAGCTCGACCGACGTGTTCCAGCTCTTGGCCCGCGGGATGGAGGACATGTCGGCCCGGTTCCGCGGCGCGAGCGAGGCGACGGCTCAGGCGCGAGAGGCCGCGCGGGACGGTGGAGAGCACGTGGCGCAGGCGCTTGCGCAGATGGCCTCCGTCGAAGGGGCCTTTGAGCATCTTGCGCAGGCCGTCCGGAGCTTCGCGTCGAGATCGCAGGAAGTCGGCGCGATTGTGGAGGTCATCACCCGCATCGCGAAGCAGACCCACCTCTTGGCGCTGAACGCGGCCATCGAGGCGGCGCGCGCGGGCGAGGCGGGGCGCGGTTTTTCGGTGGTGGCGTCGGAAATCCGGAAGCTGGCGGAGCAGTCGGCCGACTCGTCGAAGCAGATTGCGTCGCTGGTGGATGCGATTCAGGCCGACATGGAGAACGCGGCGGAGCGCATGGCCTCGTCGCGCGAGCAGATGGAGGCGGGCAAGGCGTCGTTTGAAGCCGTGGACGCGTCGTTCGCGCGCATCCGCCAGGCGGTGGAGCGCGTGGATGAGGAGCTCAAGGGCGTGTTGACGTTCGTCAACCGCCTGGGCCGGGCGTCCGCGCAGTTGCGCGAGGGTGTGGACGAGATTGCACAGGTGTCGGCCCAGACGAGCGCGGGCATGGAGACGGTGGCGGCGACGACGGAGGAGCAGCTCGCGTCCATGCAGGAGATGACGGCGTCGGCCGCCGCGCTCGCGCAGATGGCCGAGTCGCTGCAGCGCATGGTGGCGAGCTTTCGCCTGGAAGCGTGA
- a CDS encoding PaaI family thioesterase, producing the protein MGFDYCFACGKDNPHGLHMHFERDGDGVVCHFQTQEHHIGWPNVQHGGITCTLLDEASAYVPFFMGLVTVTAELNISFKKPVHVGERLRVWARPTKVSSRLLVVEAAVEGEDGELKASSTAKMMVLSAEKQKQLGMEGLEAKR; encoded by the coding sequence ATGGGGTTCGACTACTGTTTCGCGTGCGGAAAAGACAACCCGCACGGCCTCCACATGCACTTTGAGCGGGACGGAGACGGCGTGGTGTGCCATTTCCAGACACAGGAACATCATATCGGCTGGCCGAATGTCCAGCACGGCGGGATCACGTGCACGCTGCTCGACGAGGCGTCCGCCTACGTGCCGTTTTTCATGGGGCTGGTGACCGTCACGGCCGAGCTAAACATCTCGTTCAAGAAGCCCGTCCACGTCGGCGAGCGACTCCGCGTGTGGGCCCGGCCGACCAAAGTTTCGTCGCGGCTTCTTGTGGTGGAAGCGGCCGTGGAGGGCGAAGATGGCGAGCTGAAGGCGTCGTCGACGGCCAAGATGATGGTCCTCAGCGCGGAGAAGCAGAAACAACTCGGCATGGAGGGGTTGGAGGCAAAAAGATGA
- the purU gene encoding formyltetrahydrofolate deformylase: MTSRENRGRLLISCPDRIGIVGAIGQFLASCGANIAESAQHSTAPWGGDFFMRVEFELEDLPNREEALCRDFAKLAEEYQMRWRYHPARKKKRMAIFVSRELHCLQELLWEWQDGLLDADLKMVISNHEDARPLVESLGIPYYHIPVTPENKPEAEAQALALMEGQIDVIVLARYMQILSPSFLEHYPQRIINIHHSFLPAFIGRNPYQRAYQRGVKLIGATAHYVTEELDEGPIIEQDVMRVDHRFTALDLRIAGRQVERAVLSRAVKWHLEDKVIVHGNKTIVFA; this comes from the coding sequence ATGACATCCCGGGAGAATCGCGGTCGCCTGCTCATCTCGTGTCCGGACAGAATTGGCATTGTCGGCGCCATCGGCCAGTTTCTCGCCTCATGCGGCGCGAACATCGCCGAATCGGCGCAACACTCCACAGCGCCCTGGGGCGGAGACTTCTTCATGCGCGTGGAATTCGAACTCGAAGACCTGCCCAACCGCGAGGAGGCGCTCTGCCGCGACTTCGCGAAGTTGGCCGAGGAATACCAGATGCGCTGGCGGTATCACCCCGCCAGGAAGAAAAAGCGCATGGCCATCTTCGTCTCACGCGAGCTGCATTGCCTGCAGGAGCTTTTGTGGGAATGGCAGGACGGCCTGCTCGACGCGGATCTCAAGATGGTCATCTCGAATCACGAAGACGCGAGGCCGCTCGTGGAAAGCCTCGGCATTCCCTACTACCACATCCCGGTCACGCCGGAGAACAAGCCCGAGGCCGAGGCCCAAGCGCTAGCGCTCATGGAGGGCCAGATTGACGTCATTGTTCTCGCGCGGTACATGCAAATTCTGAGCCCGTCGTTTCTTGAGCACTACCCGCAGCGCATCATCAACATCCATCACTCGTTTTTGCCGGCATTCATCGGGCGAAATCCGTATCAGCGTGCGTATCAGCGCGGGGTGAAGCTCATTGGCGCGACGGCCCACTACGTCACCGAGGAGCTCGACGAAGGGCCCATCATCGAGCAGGACGTGATGCGGGTGGACCACCGCTTCACCGCCCTCGACTTGCGTATCGCCGGGCGTCAGGTGGAGCGGGCCGTGTTGAGCCGCGCCGTGAAGTGGCACCTGGAGGACAAAGTCATCGTGCACGGGAACAAGACCATCGTGTTTGCGTGA
- a CDS encoding sirohydrochlorin chelatase: MMGGAGKVLFIGHGTRLQGGMHMWHRFVDDVAERAGLGDEDVARAFVEIARPDVAEALVRLAAAGVRRVHMVPLLLFSAGHMRRDLPQAVARAEAQVGRLDLTWSQPFGDEPAFIDVAVERAQALVARMPEGAGVVLVGRGNRDADAQRAFAGVAVNVAGRIGRPLVHGYLAGTGRSLEAALEELWRMGCEHIAVVPYLWFPGLLTEGLPERVNRWRDERRISFRVAEPLGRDPRLVSLVAERARQAAHGLGAGNSAEP; the protein is encoded by the coding sequence ATGATGGGCGGAGCGGGCAAGGTTCTGTTCATTGGCCACGGGACGAGGCTTCAAGGCGGGATGCACATGTGGCACCGGTTTGTCGACGATGTCGCCGAGCGCGCGGGGCTTGGCGATGAAGACGTGGCGCGCGCGTTTGTCGAGATCGCCCGGCCGGATGTGGCGGAGGCGCTCGTTCGGCTGGCCGCGGCGGGCGTGCGGCGCGTGCACATGGTGCCGCTCCTCCTCTTCTCGGCGGGGCACATGCGCCGGGACCTGCCGCAGGCCGTGGCGCGCGCGGAGGCGCAGGTGGGGCGGCTTGATCTCACCTGGAGCCAGCCGTTCGGCGACGAACCGGCGTTCATCGACGTGGCGGTGGAGCGCGCCCAGGCGCTCGTCGCGCGCATGCCGGAGGGGGCTGGCGTCGTCCTGGTGGGGCGCGGCAATCGCGACGCGGACGCGCAGCGCGCGTTTGCGGGCGTGGCGGTGAACGTGGCAGGCCGGATCGGTCGGCCGCTGGTCCACGGCTACCTGGCTGGCACGGGGCGCTCGCTGGAAGCGGCCCTCGAGGAATTGTGGCGCATGGGTTGCGAGCACATCGCCGTGGTGCCGTATCTTTGGTTTCCGGGGCTGCTCACCGAGGGACTTCCGGAGCGGGTGAACCGATGGCGGGACGAGAGGCGTATCTCGTTTCGGGTGGCGGAGCCGCTCGGGCGAGATCCGCGGCTGGTGTCGCTCGTGGCCGAGCGAGCGCGCCAAGCGGCGCACGGGCTCGGAGCCGGCAACAGCGCAGAACCGTGA